The DNA segment TAGGGGGTTGGACAAAGCCGTTGAACCTTAACATGAGATGTATTTAAATTTTAATAATAAATTACTAAAATCTTGTAATGATTCTGTTGAACCTTAACATGAGATGTATTTAAATTTTATATAATCAAAAAACCTTTTCTTAATTCTTTAGTTGAACCTTAACATGAGATGTATTTAAATATAGCAGAAGATGAAGTTGTCGAAGCGACTATAATTGTTGAACCTTAACATGAGATGTATTTAAATTATTTAATCTCCTCTTTTTTTATTATTTATTTTAGTTGAACCTTAACATGAGATGTATTTAAATACTTCTGTTAATATCTTATACATAGCAATTTTTAGTTGAACCTTAACATGAGATGTATTTAAATTTTTATCACCTGCTTTCGATTAAAAATTATCTTCGTTGAACCTTAACATGAGATGTATTTAAATAATTTGTAATATTTTTGAAGAAGAATTTGATGGAGTTGAACCTTAACATGAGATGTATTTAAATCATTGATATTAGTATAAAACAAAGTCCATATTGTGTTGAACCTTAACATGAGATGTATTTAAATTGCGTAGTGCTTGTAGCTTTTAAAGTTGTAATATCGTTGAACCTTAACATGAGATGTATTTAAATTGCGTAGTGCTTGTAGCTTTTAAAGTTGTAATATCGTTGAACCTTAACATGAGATGTATTTAAATCATAGACGTGACGAAAAACAAAGAAATTACAAATAGTTGAACCTTAACATGAGATGTATTTAAATCTAATGTGGAAGATTTGATTAAAAATGATTGGGTGTTGAACCTTAACATGAGATGTATTTAAATAAATTTATAGAAATATCTACAAGCGGTATACTATGTTGAACCTCAACATGAGATGTATTTAAGCAGAGAGCCCAAATCTAAGATTTGGTGCGAATCGCTTACTCAGATGAAGAAATGAATCTGAGTTTCTTAAATTTAGAGCCCAAATCTATGATTTGGTGTGAGTCACTTACTCAGGTGAAGAAATGAACCTGAATTTCATAAATTTAGAGCCTAAATCTATGATTTGCTGCAAATTTTATTTTTAGTGGTGGGAGGGAAGAAGTTTGAGATAGGTTAATACTTAATTTACTGTAATTTAAAAGTATGGTATCATAGAATAATTAACCGCAACATTATATGTATTTAAATGTAATCAATATTATAATAGTGATATTAATTGCATTTATAATATTATTTGAACCATAACATAAGATGTTATCTTAAACGTTCTAAATTTTTATTTAGGATGTTTAAGATATATTTCAGTAATAAATATAATAATAGACGTTGACAATTTTTAAAATTGGAATATAATGAAAATAGGAGGTGAAAAAATGAAGGTATATGAAATGAATTTAAAAGTGTATCTATTAAAAGATATCTCTGCAAAAGATGCACTAGAAAAAATATCAAAATTAATAGATAAAACTTTAACTAAAGAAGAAAATTTTTTAGGTGTACATACAACTAATAGATTCAAGAATTATACATTTAATTCCTTCTTTCAACTGGAGAAAAGTAAAATTTATAAAGAGGGAACTATATATACAGTTAAGGTAAGAACTATAGATGATAAATTACAAGAGTATTTAAGAGACAATCTTGTAAACGAATACACAGACTCTATAAAAGTGTTAACTCTAGAAACAAAAATAATTCCTAAAAGGCCCATTGAAAAAATATATTCTATAACTCCTGTAATAGTTAAAACAGACAGTGGATACTGGAAAGGTAATTTATCTTTAGATGAATATGAAAAAAGAATAAAAGAAAATATTATAAAAAAATATAATCAGCTATTTAATACAAAAATAGATGAAAATTTTGAAATGTTTAATATGATAAGGTTTGACAATAAAAAGCCTATTTCTTGTAAATATAAAAACATTCATCTTTTAGGTGACAAAATAACACTAAAAGTTGCAGACAATGAAATGGCTCAAAAATTAGCCTATTTGTCACTTGGAACAGGGCTTTTAGAGATTAATGCAAGAGGGTACGGATTTGTAAATTATAGGTGGGTATAGGAGGTGAGAGAATGTTAGAAGATGTTATAAAAACCTTTGAGAAACAGTATAAAAAATACGGGGATAAGCTAATAACAGATTCATATACTCCTGTTGACGGCGAATATGTGATAGTAGATCCTTTTAATGGATTTAATATAATTGATAGAGAAAATATAAAGATGGATAAAAAGACAAGAGAAATAGATAGATCTATAGATTATTTTGATTTTATATGTGAAGCCGATTATATGAGTAAATATTTAGATTCTAATAAAGCGTTAAGCGATAAAAATATACACAGCAATAATTATATGTCTTTCTTTGTAAAAAAGGAAAATGTTCATAATGGAAAGATAACTAATGAAAAGATAGCAAAGTATTATGATATATTAAGAAATCCTGTAAAAAAATATAGCAAGCCTAATGCAAAAAAGCTCTATGAAGAAATTGAAAAAAAATATGGCAAAGCTGATGAAGAAAGAATAGATAAAATTCAAGAATGGATTATAAACAATTTATATAACTTAGTTGAAAAAGACAGTAAAGATAAATCGCATTTAAAGATTTTATTCAAATATAATTTAGAAGATTATAAAAAAGAAAGTGAAAAATATATAATTCCTAATATATATAACAGTAATGATTATAATATTACAACTAATTCTGGGATATACGGTCTTCCAAATGATAACATGGGATTAAATGCTAAGAAACCGTATCTAGAAAATAAAAGCAGAAAAGTTAAAGTACCATATTTATTGACAAAAGAGAAAGTTTTAATGCAGAAGAAATTTTTGACTTCTTAATGAATCAAGTTTCAATAGGTAAAACAAATATATATATAAACGATGATGAAATTTTTACACTAAAAAATGATGAAATGCCGAAAGATGATTTTCAAGGCTATTATTTAAGGATAAAAAAAGGTAAAGAGGTAGAAATTCACGATTTTGATACCATAGGAAATTATAGCCAAAATATAAGGCAATTTAAACTAAAGAATGCATTAGAGTTAGAAAAATCAAAAATTGAATATAGAACTATAAATAAATTAAGTACAATGAAAGATATCATAAATGAAGTGTTTTTTAGTAAATTCTTAACATCTAATTATTTTACTGAATCTAAAGATATGAATATAAACGATAGTATTTTAAAGAAAAATATATTGTTAGCAAGAAACACACTGTTTTCATGGTTTTATAAAGGAAATAAAAATAATGTATGGAAAATATTAAACGGCTGTAGCCTAGATTTAATTAAAGGCAATATAAGTAATGGATATTTATTTAAGTCAAGTGATCAGTTTAATTTAAGATGTTCACTTAAAAATTATTTTGAAGGAGGGGATAATATGGCTGACATTTTGAAAGGGATAAAAGAATCATTGAGGGCAAAATTAAATGAAAAAGATACACCATCAATAGAGAGTGACAGTGAGTATTATTTTTCAGTAGGACAACTTACTAGTTATTTTATTTCTTTAAGTAAAGGCAAAAATAAAGTACATTCCTTAGCTAATCCAATAATTAATGCTAAAACCGATATGAGAATTAAAGATGAATTAAAGAAATTATATAAAAAATACAATTATACAATTAAAACTGGAAATATAAAATTTAAAAATTTATATTGTATGATAGCATCTTACGTGCCTCAGGGTAAAATTCAAGAAGACATAGTAATTGCAGGATATCTTAACAGTAGTTTGATTTATGAGAAGAAAGAGAACGAAGATAACAATGTAAATAAGGAGGAAAATTAAAATGGATAAAAGAGTTTATGGAGTTTTAGGAATAGCTTCTCGTATGAGCAATTGGAATGCTGATTTTACTGGATATCCAAAGACAACTTCTTCAGGAGATGTATTTGGAAGTGATAAGGCAGAAAAGTATCCTATGAAGAAAATGTGGGAGAACAATGGTGAAAAAGTCTTATATATAAAATCTATAAGACTTCAGAAGAATAAAAAAGGAGAAACTGAGCTTATACCTAGGTCATTAAAAGAAAGATATGAGTATATTTTTGGTGTAGAAGATTTAAAACAAGATAAGGACAGCCAAAAGGTTTTAACTAATCTTTTCTCTGCAATAGATGTTAAAAATTTTGGAGCAACTTTTGCAGAAGAGGGAAATAATATTTCTATAACAGGTGCAGTGCAGATAGGTCAGGGATTTAATAAATATGATGAAACAAATGCAGAAGAACAGCAGATATTATCTCCATTTAGAGACGCATCAGATAAAGGTGATAAGAAAAAGAATGAAGATAAAGAAGAAGCTAAAGCATCTACTTTGGGAACAAAAATCGTAAGCAATGAAGCTCATTATTTTTATCCCTTTGCTATAAATCCTTCTGCTTATGATCAGTTTCAGGAACTAGGGGTTACAGAGGGATATACAGAAGAAGATTATGAAAAATTTAAAGAAGCAGCAATGGTAGCTGCAACATCTTTTAGCACAAATGCTAAAATTGGATGTGAAAATGAATTTGCAATGTTTGTAGAAACTGAAAAAGATTTATACTTACCAGATTTATCTCAATATGTGGATTTTGAAAAATGTGAGGGAAAAAACAAAATAATAATAAGATGTGGAAATATGCTTAATGGCCTAAAGGACAGAATTAAAAACATAGAGATATATTATAATCCATATACTACAGAAATTGATTATTCTGGTGAAAATATAGAAGAAGTTAAAAAGTTTAATATATTTACTAAAAAAGAAGAGGCTTAGAAATGGATGCTATTAAGTTTACATTAAGCGGCAGAACAGCTTTTTTCAAAAAGCCAGATGTAAATACTTACTATTATTTTACTTATGGAAACATTCATAAGATAGCTTTAATGGGTATATTGGGTGCTGTGAATGGTTATAGTGGATATAATCAGCAGAAAAACCACGGTAAGATGGTATATCCAGAATTTTATGAGAAACTTAAAAATATTAAAATCGGAATTGTGCCATTGAGTAAAAATGGATATTTTCCTAAAAAAGTTCAAACTTTTAATAACTCCGTTGGATATGCATCCAAGGAGCAGGGTGGCAATCTTATAGTTAAAGAGCAGTGGCTTGAAGGACCTAAGTGGGATATATACATTCTTGTTCAGGGAGATGTTGAAGAAGAATTAAAGGATAGACTTTTGAATTTTAGATTTAAATATATACCTTATTTAGGCAAGAATGACCATCTAGCTGATATAACTAATGTTGAAATAATTAAAGATGTTAAGAAAGCAGATAAATTTAATAAAGTTGACAGTTTCTTTATGAAAAAATATTTTAAGCTTTCTCAAAACAATGATGAATTTGAAGATGAGTTTGATAATGAAGAATATGTTGAATTGTGTAAATATCAAGAAATGTTTCCAGTTACATTAGAGGAAGAAACAAACAAATATAATTTAGAAACATTTGTGTTTACTAATTGGGATGTTGAAAGCTTAAAAGACACACCAACTTATGAATGTAATGACAAAATAATATATTTCT comes from the Haloimpatiens sp. FM7315 genome and includes:
- the cas6 gene encoding CRISPR-associated endoribonuclease Cas6, with protein sequence MKVYEMNLKVYLLKDISAKDALEKISKLIDKTLTKEENFLGVHTTNRFKNYTFNSFFQLEKSKIYKEGTIYTVKVRTIDDKLQEYLRDNLVNEYTDSIKVLTLETKIIPKRPIEKIYSITPVIVKTDSGYWKGNLSLDEYEKRIKENIIKKYNQLFNTKIDENFEMFNMIRFDNKKPISCKYKNIHLLGDKITLKVADNEMAQKLAYLSLGTGLLEINARGYGFVNYRWV
- the cas8b gene encoding type I-B CRISPR-associated protein Cas8b/Csh1, producing MNQVSIGKTNIYINDDEIFTLKNDEMPKDDFQGYYLRIKKGKEVEIHDFDTIGNYSQNIRQFKLKNALELEKSKIEYRTINKLSTMKDIINEVFFSKFLTSNYFTESKDMNINDSILKKNILLARNTLFSWFYKGNKNNVWKILNGCSLDLIKGNISNGYLFKSSDQFNLRCSLKNYFEGGDNMADILKGIKESLRAKLNEKDTPSIESDSEYYFSVGQLTSYFISLSKGKNKVHSLANPIINAKTDMRIKDELKKLYKKYNYTIKTGNIKFKNLYCMIASYVPQGKIQEDIVIAGYLNSSLIYEKKENEDNNVNKEEN
- a CDS encoding type I CRISPR-associated protein Cas7, which encodes MDKRVYGVLGIASRMSNWNADFTGYPKTTSSGDVFGSDKAEKYPMKKMWENNGEKVLYIKSIRLQKNKKGETELIPRSLKERYEYIFGVEDLKQDKDSQKVLTNLFSAIDVKNFGATFAEEGNNISITGAVQIGQGFNKYDETNAEEQQILSPFRDASDKGDKKKNEDKEEAKASTLGTKIVSNEAHYFYPFAINPSAYDQFQELGVTEGYTEEDYEKFKEAAMVAATSFSTNAKIGCENEFAMFVETEKDLYLPDLSQYVDFEKCEGKNKIIIRCGNMLNGLKDRIKNIEIYYNPYTTEIDYSGENIEEVKKFNIFTKKEEA
- the cas5b gene encoding type I-B CRISPR-associated protein Cas5b, coding for MDAIKFTLSGRTAFFKKPDVNTYYYFTYGNIHKIALMGILGAVNGYSGYNQQKNHGKMVYPEFYEKLKNIKIGIVPLSKNGYFPKKVQTFNNSVGYASKEQGGNLIVKEQWLEGPKWDIYILVQGDVEEELKDRLLNFRFKYIPYLGKNDHLADITNVEIIKDVKKADKFNKVDSFFMKKYFKLSQNNDEFEDEFDNEEYVELCKYQEMFPVTLEEETNKYNLETFVFTNWDVESLKDTPTYECNDKIIYFF